A stretch of the Opisthocomus hoazin isolate bOpiHoa1 chromosome 2, bOpiHoa1.hap1, whole genome shotgun sequence genome encodes the following:
- the FAM162B gene encoding protein FAM162B yields MLPARLRPGRLLPAAPRRPPGPRGAAGGGEPARSPPGGTRAQQAHKVAASYKPSKFDRKILLWTGRFKAEEEIPPRIPPEMLDRARNKARVKACYIMIGLSVVACFAVIASAKKAAARHESLTSWNLAKKAKWREEAALAAESKTK; encoded by the exons ATGCTGCCGGCGCGGCTCCgcccgggccggctcctgcccgccgcgccgcgccgcccgcccgggccgcggggagccgccggcggcggggagcccgcccgcagccccccgggcggCACCCGCg CCCAGCAGGCTCACAAGGTGGCCGCGAGCTACAAACCCTCGAAGTTTGACAGAAAAATCCTCCTGTGGACCGGGCGTTTCAAGGCGGAAGAAGAGATTCCCCCGCGGATCCC GCCGGAGATGCTAGACAGGGCAAGAAACAAAGCTCGAGTTAAAGCTTGTTACATCATGATCGGACTCTCCGTTGTTGCCTGTTTTGCAGTGATTGCCTCGGCTAAAAAG GCTGCTGCACGCCACGAGTCCTTAACAAGCTGGAACCTGGCGAAGAAGGCCAAGTGGCGGGAAGAGGCCGCGCTGGCAGCGGAGTCGAAGACAAAGTAA